Proteins co-encoded in one Acidisarcina sp. genomic window:
- a CDS encoding ribbon-helix-helix protein, CopG family, translating to MAAGEQKTPSKRNERAQARTISLRLQGPQLAALDRRAERMGMTRSAVIQMALALFLQKEL from the coding sequence ATGGCGGCAGGCGAGCAAAAAACACCATCCAAACGAAACGAACGGGCGCAGGCGCGCACTATCAGCCTGCGACTGCAGGGACCGCAGCTGGCCGCGCTCGATCGCCGCGCGGAGCGCATGGGCATGACGCGCAGCGCCGTGATCCAGATGGCGCTGGCGTTGTTTTTGCAGAAGGAGTTATAG
- a CDS encoding tyrosine-type recombinase/integrase: MSISAGSLFEVAAQCWLQSRSITDVRPGALSARYIRERTAEDYGQYIASLTLFFGGMQLGEIGMENIIAYQQARVRGAEPFIRYRRPQDAKPRRVGGVEVPARGKTSCPAKAKKVRQELGLLIHLLQQVDCWTDQMREIYEMHTLIDDDEQDIPRALTPEEQQHWLDVSRLQTRWDIVYWYSLLAFSTCMSTDELRGLRLGDVNLFQRVLVVPRKSAKNIHRARTIELVGADVLWALERLLERARMLGARDMGHYLFPRRNSSIDWDPTAPMSESGIKRQWNEVRSTSRLTWFRCYDCRHTAITRLAEAGVPIDIIMARAGHVSEKMRRHYTHISSAAQRRWMEHANGFHRLAPEAPSQPNPYQGFAPSPVRPAPVRVANFSAQK, translated from the coding sequence ATGTCGATTTCTGCTGGTTCGTTGTTTGAGGTTGCGGCCCAGTGCTGGCTGCAGTCGCGGTCCATCACCGATGTACGGCCAGGTGCCCTGTCCGCGCGGTATATACGGGAGAGGACAGCGGAGGATTACGGGCAATACATCGCGTCCCTCACTCTCTTTTTCGGCGGCATGCAACTCGGCGAGATCGGCATGGAGAACATCATTGCCTATCAACAGGCGCGCGTGCGCGGTGCGGAGCCGTTCATTCGCTATCGCCGGCCGCAGGATGCGAAGCCGCGCCGGGTGGGCGGCGTGGAGGTTCCAGCCAGGGGGAAAACCTCCTGCCCGGCCAAAGCGAAAAAAGTGCGGCAGGAGCTGGGCCTGCTGATCCACCTGCTGCAGCAGGTCGACTGCTGGACCGATCAGATGCGCGAGATCTACGAGATGCACACGCTGATCGACGATGACGAGCAGGATATTCCGCGCGCGCTGACGCCGGAGGAGCAGCAGCACTGGCTCGACGTCAGCCGCCTGCAGACCCGCTGGGATATCGTCTACTGGTATTCGCTGCTTGCGTTTTCCACCTGCATGAGTACCGACGAGCTGCGCGGCCTGCGCCTGGGCGACGTCAATCTGTTTCAGCGCGTCCTCGTCGTCCCGCGCAAGAGCGCGAAAAACATCCATCGCGCGCGCACCATCGAGTTGGTGGGCGCGGACGTGCTCTGGGCGCTGGAGCGGCTGCTGGAGCGGGCGCGGATGCTGGGCGCGAGAGACATGGGGCACTATCTGTTTCCCCGGCGCAACTCGTCGATCGACTGGGATCCCACCGCGCCGATGTCCGAGAGCGGCATCAAACGGCAATGGAACGAGGTGCGCTCTACCTCGCGGCTCACCTGGTTCCGGTGCTATGACTGCCGGCATACGGCGATCACGCGCCTGGCTGAGGCGGGCGTGCCGATCGACATCATCATGGCGCGGGCGGGACACGTGAGCGAGAAAATGCGCCGCCACTACACGCATATCTCCTCGGCGGCGCAACGGCGCTGGATGGAGCACGCGAATGGATTCCATCGCCTCGCGCCCGAGGCCCCCAGCCAGCCGAACCCGTACCAGGGATTCGCTCCATCTCCCGTCCGGCCCGCGCCGGTCCGCGTCGCGAATTTTTCCGCCCAAAAATAA
- a CDS encoding zinc ribbon domain-containing protein produces the protein MGATTGRMIRCSACGAEVAPGTEYCSGCGLRLAAYAVPVVARQRRGLPILLWIAIFAAGLYCLSYFLYQSDEHAHEAHRAALLVALHDGSLATPEAFQRSCGQADAIATTPLRQGPVLEYRGLNLAVAFSGRDVLFADRDRLLTRSHPIWLPADNSAIEPHCSTSR, from the coding sequence ATGGGCGCGACTACGGGCAGGATGATCCGGTGTTCGGCGTGCGGTGCGGAGGTGGCTCCAGGCACGGAGTATTGCAGCGGCTGCGGCCTGAGACTCGCCGCCTATGCGGTGCCGGTGGTGGCGCGGCAGCGAAGAGGTCTGCCGATCCTGCTCTGGATCGCCATCTTTGCCGCCGGGCTCTACTGCCTGAGCTACTTCCTATATCAATCGGATGAGCATGCCCATGAGGCGCATCGTGCGGCGCTGCTGGTAGCCCTGCACGATGGCTCGCTGGCCACGCCGGAGGCATTCCAGCGGAGCTGCGGCCAGGCCGACGCGATCGCCACAACGCCGCTGCGGCAGGGGCCTGTCCTGGAGTATCGCGGGCTCAATCTGGCGGTGGCATTTTCCGGCCGCGATGTACTGTTCGCCGATCGCGATCGCCTGCTGACCCGCTCGCATCCGATCTGGCTGCCGGCGGACAATAGCGCGATCGAGCCGCACTGCTCCACATCGCGATGA
- a CDS encoding sugar MFS transporter, whose product MAAPEAASNSVRSGNIQAAAAPMHQGRSLAIVTSLFFLWGFITSLNDILVPHLKSIFELNYTQVMLVQFAFFSAYFLFSLPWARVIDKIGYQQTMVAGLLTMGFGAFLFIPAASVPSFPMFLVALLILAAGITGLQVAANPYVIALGKPETGSSRLTLTQAFNSLGTTLAPKIGGLLILGTAVPLALEKLRALTPAALHAYRLQEAATIKMPYISIGIVLVLLGLTISRLNLPKIPHAHRPAGEKVPDSLWKHPNLIFGTIGIFTYVGAEVSIGSFLVSYLGQPNIAGFSPPVAAGYVSFYWGGAMVGRFIGAGLLQRVKTRYLLATCTVCTTVLVVTSMLSSGHLAMWTLLAVGLFNSIMFPSIFTLGVAELGPLTGAGSGVMNMAIVGGAIVPVIQGAIADRIGIHHAFFVALLCYLYIFFYATRESKPNSERHAKA is encoded by the coding sequence ATGGCCGCTCCAGAAGCAGCATCCAACTCCGTTCGATCCGGCAACATTCAAGCTGCTGCCGCACCCATGCATCAAGGGCGCTCTTTAGCCATTGTTACCTCCCTGTTCTTTCTGTGGGGCTTCATCACCTCTTTGAACGACATCCTGGTTCCGCACCTGAAGTCGATCTTTGAGCTGAATTACACGCAGGTCATGCTGGTGCAATTCGCCTTCTTCTCGGCCTACTTTCTGTTCTCCTTACCGTGGGCCAGGGTGATTGATAAGATCGGCTATCAGCAAACCATGGTGGCTGGCCTGCTCACCATGGGTTTTGGCGCATTTCTGTTCATTCCCGCTGCTTCGGTTCCTTCGTTCCCCATGTTTCTGGTGGCGCTCCTGATCCTTGCTGCCGGAATCACCGGCCTCCAGGTAGCAGCCAATCCATATGTGATCGCACTCGGCAAACCCGAGACCGGATCCAGCCGGCTGACGCTGACCCAGGCCTTCAACTCGCTTGGCACAACCCTGGCGCCTAAGATCGGAGGACTGCTCATCCTGGGCACCGCGGTTCCCTTAGCCCTCGAGAAGCTGCGTGCGCTCACCCCCGCCGCACTGCACGCCTATCGCTTGCAGGAAGCTGCCACCATCAAGATGCCCTATATCTCGATCGGCATTGTGCTGGTGCTGCTCGGGCTTACGATCTCCCGGTTAAACCTGCCGAAGATTCCACACGCGCATCGCCCTGCCGGGGAGAAGGTTCCGGATTCGCTCTGGAAACACCCCAACCTCATCTTTGGGACGATTGGAATCTTTACCTATGTGGGCGCGGAGGTCTCTATCGGGAGCTTTCTCGTGAGCTACCTGGGCCAACCCAACATCGCTGGCTTTTCTCCGCCGGTCGCAGCAGGTTACGTCTCCTTCTACTGGGGCGGCGCGATGGTGGGGCGCTTCATTGGCGCGGGGCTGCTGCAGCGCGTCAAGACAAGGTATCTACTCGCGACCTGTACGGTCTGCACCACCGTGCTGGTCGTCACTTCCATGCTGTCCAGCGGACACCTGGCGATGTGGACCCTGCTCGCCGTTGGCCTGTTCAACTCCATCATGTTCCCGAGCATCTTCACTCTGGGCGTGGCAGAGCTCGGGCCGCTGACGGGAGCCGGGTCCGGCGTCATGAATATGGCGATCGTCGGCGGAGCCATCGTTCCAGTGATTCAGGGAGCGATCGCAGACCGTATCGGCATTCATCACGCCTTCTTCGTCGCGTTGCTCTGCTATCTGTACATCTTCTTCTACGCCACCAGAGAATCCAAACCGAATAGCGAACGGCACGCCAAGGCCTAG
- a CDS encoding acyltransferase → MNRIPTLDGWRGVAILLVLIDHAIWGITGANPLGRVSQHGVAIFFVLSGYLITSRFCEEFDRTGKLDLGRFYARRFFRLMPAAWLYLAIVGVVLLSQGFFYTRRELLGSLLFFRNFIYNEGTSLTGHFWSLSLEEQFYLTWPAVLLFAGFKRARWIAGAAIVLLVAYRFSQRDTLLALPLWATFRTQFRADGLLIGCLAALLLPGLSRRFQPWMIWPLLLAFGFCLHRYDQIIPAGESLIIALLLHATTLFPQTIAARLLSWRALTFLGAISYSLYLWQQLFLLTRVTHPLDSLVPIALLFAIAILSHFYLELPLIRLGKNLSPSRASRCSSPRSSYSATSPHRRTSRSSSPAIGEPPAR, encoded by the coding sequence ATGAATCGCATCCCCACTCTCGACGGCTGGCGTGGCGTCGCCATTCTGCTGGTGCTGATCGATCACGCGATCTGGGGAATTACCGGAGCAAACCCACTCGGGCGAGTGAGCCAGCACGGAGTTGCAATTTTTTTCGTCCTGAGCGGCTACCTCATCACCTCGCGATTCTGCGAGGAGTTCGACAGGACAGGCAAGCTCGATCTTGGGCGCTTCTATGCACGCCGATTCTTCCGCCTCATGCCCGCTGCGTGGCTCTATCTCGCAATCGTCGGCGTGGTCCTTCTCAGCCAGGGATTTTTCTATACGCGGCGCGAACTGCTCGGCAGCCTGCTATTTTTTCGCAATTTCATCTACAACGAGGGAACCAGCCTCACCGGCCATTTCTGGTCCCTCTCACTCGAGGAGCAGTTTTACCTGACCTGGCCAGCGGTTTTGCTGTTCGCAGGATTCAAGCGTGCGCGCTGGATCGCCGGCGCAGCGATTGTGCTGCTGGTCGCCTATCGTTTCAGCCAGCGCGACACGCTGCTGGCACTGCCGCTGTGGGCGACGTTTCGCACCCAATTTCGCGCGGATGGATTGCTGATCGGATGCCTCGCCGCGCTTCTCCTGCCGGGCCTGTCGAGGCGGTTTCAACCATGGATGATATGGCCGCTCCTGCTCGCATTCGGATTCTGCCTGCATCGCTACGATCAGATTATCCCTGCCGGCGAGTCTCTCATCATCGCGCTCCTGCTGCATGCGACCACGCTGTTTCCACAGACCATCGCGGCCCGGCTTCTCAGCTGGAGAGCGCTGACCTTTCTCGGCGCGATCTCCTATTCGCTCTACCTGTGGCAGCAGCTCTTTCTCCTCACGCGAGTGACGCATCCCCTCGATAGCCTGGTCCCGATCGCGCTGCTCTTCGCGATCGCAATTCTCAGCCATTTCTACCTGGAGCTGCCATTGATCCGCCTCGGGAAAAACCTCAGCCCTTCGCGAGCATCACGATGCTCATCTCCGCGCTCGTCGTACTCAGCGACGAGTCCGCATAGGCGTACATCTCGATCGTCGAGCCCTGCGATAGGTGAACCACCCGCACGTTGA
- a CDS encoding phage tail protein, whose amino-acid sequence MQGKSQSTTRPTALGSLLQSSTYGSTIPQIYGQTQSALLAIWAANLRRGGSTKKLKQMKKGITAYVENVDFCIGHNPLMGVLQMWSNGHLYPLDFAVQSGSSWTVSDAHFYAVIAVTRTVTYNVTFNDYGGQGSVTLTGSYEIPMWNELEQGPDPTFNAAFRYWPHCYRWQPSYGATLQYDAGGAFVTGNINIYYARLKAATSYQPPQQRLRLAFESQLGSGTEYSDAGLAAQQIVYPQFAGMGSSSLDLGSSAAIPHLLCEVRGKFGIYPSGDCDFADIIEDVVKSGITQAAIGSGTAYTPLERGLSCYDLPGCVQQKSETSTEAFTLAPIPYNQPNTAGNFLVVIANGGVGAMSISDTAGNVWTPVFSGTPGYQVWYAKCAASGANTVTVTGQSYSWSTTLLEVAGVDTLDSVAVGSAARVTGTTTNLQDLPAYLLAIGLYQNGGGTIITNPVVAQWDCLTRVNFSGQMPASGQHIHQRQVRSGGSYTFVEPGARAPDGICMLAFKAVDPAPGPRPLGDFLDLPSLDSVRRQCRAYGLWGSLLMNAQQAAGEWLKTLYAAANAAPVYLGSKLYSFPYAEQSTAGNGANYTAPTASGPVAALDADNGDFVGSGPPVQLTTVSRIDEPNVLQMQCISRAANYAPVVVQQPEAAAIALYGVRKADPVVNNAVQDAAIARKLLAIQARRKQFGGDTYVFTVNSRWSLLAPMDLVTVTDRAASIVQVPVRITSTAEEQDGSLRCEAEPFVYGMCSPDLLAATTPTQNTVDTNASAGNVNAPVIFEPVPRLYGNAAQAQLWLAVSSPAANYGGAQVFLSTDGGSSYNPVGDPLTASAITGVSTADWPAAADPDTVNNLALDLTESAGTLLSYQVSDEDNFLYPCYIAGGGSYAIAYELMSYAAATLTAANKYTLQATGTGNKLRRAVYAAPATGAGVDHPLGSRFAFLSPDGSGLLKLTMDPTWIGKTLKFKICSFNSFGGGLQSLADVVVYSYTPTGAAASAGGGGQGFQVNGA is encoded by the coding sequence ATGCAGGGAAAATCGCAATCCACCACCCGTCCCACCGCGCTGGGCTCGCTGCTGCAGTCCTCCACCTACGGCAGCACCATCCCGCAGATCTATGGGCAGACGCAATCGGCGTTGCTCGCCATCTGGGCGGCCAACCTGCGCCGCGGCGGCAGCACGAAAAAACTGAAACAAATGAAAAAGGGGATCACGGCCTACGTCGAGAATGTCGATTTCTGCATTGGGCACAACCCGCTCATGGGCGTGCTGCAGATGTGGTCGAATGGCCATCTCTATCCGCTCGATTTCGCGGTGCAGAGCGGCAGCTCGTGGACGGTGAGCGACGCGCATTTCTACGCAGTCATCGCGGTCACGCGCACGGTGACCTATAACGTCACGTTCAACGATTACGGCGGTCAGGGCAGCGTCACGCTCACCGGCAGTTACGAAATCCCGATGTGGAACGAGCTGGAGCAGGGCCCCGATCCCACGTTCAATGCCGCATTCCGCTACTGGCCGCACTGCTATCGCTGGCAGCCGAGCTATGGCGCGACCCTGCAATATGACGCCGGCGGCGCGTTCGTGACCGGCAACATCAACATCTACTATGCGCGGCTCAAAGCGGCGACCAGCTACCAGCCGCCGCAGCAGCGCCTGCGCCTGGCGTTTGAGAGCCAGCTCGGCTCGGGGACGGAATATTCCGATGCGGGCCTGGCGGCGCAGCAGATCGTCTATCCCCAGTTTGCCGGCATGGGCAGCTCGAGTCTCGACCTCGGATCGAGCGCCGCGATTCCGCATCTGCTCTGCGAGGTGCGGGGCAAGTTCGGCATCTACCCCAGCGGGGATTGCGATTTCGCCGACATCATCGAGGATGTGGTCAAGAGCGGCATCACCCAGGCCGCGATCGGCTCCGGCACGGCCTATACGCCGCTCGAACGCGGGCTCTCCTGCTACGACCTGCCGGGATGCGTGCAGCAGAAATCGGAGACCAGCACGGAGGCGTTCACCCTCGCGCCGATCCCCTACAACCAGCCGAATACTGCGGGAAATTTTCTCGTCGTCATCGCCAACGGCGGCGTGGGTGCGATGAGCATCAGCGATACCGCGGGCAACGTCTGGACGCCGGTGTTTTCCGGCACGCCAGGCTACCAGGTGTGGTACGCCAAATGCGCGGCCTCGGGCGCGAACACCGTCACCGTCACCGGGCAGAGCTACAGCTGGAGCACCACGCTGCTCGAGGTGGCGGGAGTCGATACTCTGGATTCGGTCGCGGTGGGCAGCGCAGCGCGGGTGACGGGGACGACGACCAACCTGCAGGATCTGCCGGCCTACCTGCTCGCCATCGGACTCTATCAGAACGGCGGCGGAACAATCATCACCAATCCCGTGGTCGCGCAGTGGGATTGTCTGACGCGGGTCAATTTCTCCGGGCAGATGCCCGCCAGCGGACAGCATATTCATCAGCGCCAGGTGCGCAGCGGCGGCAGCTATACGTTTGTCGAGCCCGGCGCGCGCGCGCCCGATGGCATCTGCATGCTCGCCTTCAAAGCGGTCGATCCTGCGCCTGGGCCGCGGCCGCTGGGCGATTTCCTCGACCTGCCCTCGCTCGACAGTGTGCGCCGGCAGTGCCGCGCCTACGGGCTCTGGGGCTCGCTGCTGATGAACGCGCAGCAGGCGGCCGGTGAGTGGCTCAAAACGCTCTATGCCGCCGCCAATGCCGCGCCCGTTTATCTCGGCAGCAAACTGTATTCGTTTCCCTACGCGGAGCAGTCGACGGCGGGCAACGGCGCAAACTATACCGCGCCCACGGCCTCCGGGCCGGTCGCCGCGCTCGATGCCGACAATGGCGATTTCGTCGGCAGCGGGCCGCCCGTCCAGCTCACCACCGTCTCGCGCATCGATGAGCCCAATGTGCTGCAGATGCAATGCATCTCCCGCGCGGCGAACTATGCGCCCGTCGTGGTGCAGCAGCCGGAGGCCGCGGCCATCGCGCTCTATGGCGTGCGCAAGGCGGATCCGGTGGTGAACAATGCGGTGCAGGATGCCGCGATCGCGCGCAAACTGCTGGCAATCCAGGCGCGGCGCAAACAGTTCGGCGGCGATACCTATGTGTTTACGGTCAACTCCAGGTGGTCGCTGCTCGCGCCCATGGATCTGGTCACGGTCACCGATCGCGCGGCATCCATCGTCCAGGTGCCGGTGCGGATCACCAGCACGGCCGAGGAACAGGATGGATCGCTGCGCTGCGAGGCGGAGCCCTTCGTCTATGGCATGTGCTCTCCCGATCTGCTCGCGGCCACCACGCCCACGCAGAACACGGTGGACACCAATGCCAGCGCCGGCAACGTGAATGCCCCGGTGATTTTCGAGCCGGTGCCGCGGCTCTATGGCAACGCCGCCCAGGCGCAGCTCTGGCTGGCGGTCTCGTCGCCGGCGGCGAACTACGGCGGCGCCCAGGTGTTTCTGTCGACCGATGGGGGCAGCTCCTACAACCCGGTCGGCGATCCACTGACGGCGAGCGCGATCACCGGCGTGAGCACTGCCGACTGGCCCGCGGCCGCCGATCCAGATACGGTGAACAATCTCGCGCTCGATCTCACCGAGTCGGCGGGAACGCTGCTCAGCTACCAGGTGAGCGACGAGGACAATTTTCTCTACCCTTGCTATATCGCGGGCGGGGGATCCTATGCCATCGCGTACGAGCTGATGAGCTATGCCGCGGCCACGCTGACCGCGGCCAACAAATACACGCTGCAGGCGACGGGGACGGGGAACAAGCTCCGCCGCGCAGTCTATGCCGCGCCTGCGACGGGCGCCGGAGTCGACCATCCGCTGGGCAGCCGGTTCGCGTTCCTCTCTCCGGATGGCAGCGGGCTGCTGAAATTGACGATGGATCCAACCTGGATCGGCAAGACTCTCAAGTTTAAAATCTGCAGCTTTAATTCCTTTGGCGGCGGCCTGCAATCGCTCGCCGATGTCGTCGTGTACAGCTACACGCCCACGGGCGCGGCCGCCAGTGCCGGCGGCGGCGGCCAGGGCTTCCAGGTCAACGGAGCATAA